From a single Hymenobacter sp. YIM 151500-1 genomic region:
- a CDS encoding class I SAM-dependent DNA methyltransferase, whose translation MNVQQAYNTWASSYDMVRNLTRDLEAQVLRAVLPPGSYAEVVELGCGTGKNTAWLAQRAHRLTAVDFSSEMLARAQAAPQPPHVRFQQADITQPWFWLTAPADLLTCSLILEHIQRLDVVFALAQMALRPGGLFYIGELHPFKQYQGSKARFDTAEGGVFELECYVHHISDFTESARRHGFSCQRLQEWFDDEHRAGTPRIVSFLFRREK comes from the coding sequence ATGAACGTTCAGCAAGCCTACAACACCTGGGCCAGCAGCTACGATATGGTCCGCAACCTTACCCGCGACCTGGAGGCACAGGTGCTGCGCGCCGTGCTGCCCCCAGGTTCGTATGCGGAGGTGGTGGAGCTGGGCTGCGGCACCGGCAAGAACACCGCTTGGCTGGCCCAACGGGCTCATCGGCTCACGGCCGTCGACTTCTCCTCCGAGATGCTGGCGCGGGCTCAGGCCGCACCTCAGCCTCCGCATGTGCGCTTTCAGCAAGCCGACATTACCCAGCCCTGGTTCTGGCTAACCGCCCCGGCCGATCTGCTCACGTGCAGCCTCATCCTGGAGCATATCCAGCGCCTCGACGTGGTGTTTGCCCTGGCCCAAATGGCCCTGCGTCCCGGCGGACTGTTCTACATCGGCGAACTGCACCCGTTTAAGCAGTACCAGGGCTCCAAGGCCCGTTTCGACACGGCTGAGGGCGGCGTGTTCGAGCTAGAATGCTACGTCCACCACATTTCCGACTTCACGGAAAGCGCCCGGCGCCATGGGTTCAGCTGCCAGCGCCTGCAAGAGTGGTTTGATGACGAGCACCGCGCTGGCACGCCGCGCATCGTATCGTTTTTGTTTCGGCGGGAAAAGTAA